The Flavobacteriales bacterium genome contains the following window.
AACAATCTCTTCCCTTCGGATAAGCACTCCGTGTACTCCTTTCGACACAGTTTCCAAGATCGCATCCTGAACGTCAACGCGCCCGACCGTGTGCAAGCAGAACTCATGGGGCACCGCTTCCAACGACCCAAGTACGGGAATGGCCCCACCCTGGAGCACAAGAAGGAATGGATGGACCGCATCTGTCTAACCCAGGCATCGTCTATCCGCAACGATAGACAAGACGACGACCAGCGATGACGGTCTCGTTGTAGTCCACGCTGAGGTCGCGTGCGATGGCATCCATATCGAGGTAGTTCCGGATGTTGTCGGGGATGGTTCCGAACAGCCCATTCTCCACGAACTCCTCTGCCAGGTCTTTCAGTGAGTCCATCTCATAGATATCCATGTCTAGATCCTCTGGGCAATCCTTGTCGAGATCGAACTGATAGCCGCATTCACCGACGGCGATTGCGACGCGGGTCTTCGCATCGTCATCCCAACTCTCCACAGCCTCATAGAACTGGCCAATGGCACCCTGGTGAATGCCAAGAGCTTTGAATAGTTCCATGTCGGCGTCATCACCGTCGATGAATTGAATTTCGAACTCCTCAACGTGTTGACCGAAGGGATCGCGTAAGTCCTTCGACTGCTGCAGATAGCTTTCCAAGCTGTCGAAATAGAAGCCGATGGCGCTCATGTTGTATGGTTGTGCGTATAGTTTGGTCATTTCTAGTTCTCCTACTTCATAGGGTTGCGTGTATCGCCGAACGGCGCTTCATGAACCCTTGCCACGCGGCGAGTGGGGGGTGAGCAAGGGACAGGGCCAAAGCCGCCCGAGGGGAATCACCCGGCTTGCACAAGCGAAGCGCGGAAAGTCGGGGATACTGGCGGCGTAGCTCGTGAGCGTAAAAGCGCGAAGCCTTGGCCCGCGCAAGGGGGAACACCCTATAGCGATCTGCTAGAGATGAGGCATGATACCTCAGCCTGAACAGGGCAGAATGCAACTTCGGCATCCACACTGCAGGCGGCATCAGGCGCCTTCAACAATGCTAAGGGCTGCCACACGAACAACCTTCACCTTGTCGGTGGGAACTGTACCAGACCTTCACCTGACCGAACTTTGAAGAAACGCACATAGCAAATAGGTCTATGGATGCGGAGCAAAGCTCCGATCGTGCGTAAGCGTCTCACTGGAGTCGTTCGGCACCCAGGAAGGAATAGTTGCCGCTTTCTTATGCGCTACATGCGCGGCGTTCAGGTCGTTGTGCTCGCTGTAGCGCGACGACATGTCTATCACTGCATAACGTGCGCTCAATGCGTCCGCGTAGCGCTGGGTGATCGCTCGTCCTGTGGGGTCGTTGTCGAACCAGGTGAACACGCTTGTGATCGATCGTAGCCGTGAAGCCTCCACAAGGTGCTGTAGACCTCTTCGGGCAAGTCCTGCGCTGTTCAGGATGAGCGCCGCTTCGCTGGGTCGCAGCCCGCATGTGTCCGCATAGGTCAGGAAGTCGAAGAACCCCTCGAACAGATGCAACGCTTCCGGTTCTTGCTCGGCATCGCCAAAGAGCGTTGTGGTGCTCTTGGAGCCGATCACCGTTTTGTAATCGCCTCGGATGCTACGCACTTCCCACGTGTTCGGATCATCGGTCGGAAAGCCCACACCGAACAACGGGCGCAGACGCTTCTCAGCCACGGGCTGATAGTAGATCTCTGAACAATAACGTCGAGCTGTGTCGATACGGATGCCGCGCTCTGTGATGTAGGACAGGATAGGTGCATAGCTGAGCGGCTTCTTCTTGACGAGCGTGAAGCGCGCCGACTCTGTCGTTCTTGCTTTGGTCGGATGCGCTGCGACATTTGCGGCGCTCTCACCAGCAAAGCGTTCCAGCCAGCGCAAGGCTTCGGACACGCTTGCACCGTTCAAATGTGCTTGTGCCAAGGCGATCACATCCCCACCAGCACCGGTGCCGAAGTCTTTCCAGGTGCCGCGTTGCGGATGTGCCACAAAGCTGGCCTCACTGTCTCCCTTTCGCAAAGGCGAGTGGAACCAGACATCCTTTCCGCCCTTTGCCGTTCTGACCGGCTCGCGCGCACCGATGGCGTGGAGTACAAGGTCGATAGGAATGGTCTTGGCCTGTTCAATGTTCATGATGCGTGTCCTTTCCGAATGGGTTGCAAGGCTGTCGTGGTGTTTTCTTCTTTCACGGCGAAGGCAGTCTAGCGCGGCTGCGTGCGGTAGCGGAGAAAGGCACTCCCCCGTTAAAGCCTGTGTAAGGCCGGGCCGATAGAAAAAGACCCGCACGGAACAACCCTTCTACAACTGCCCATTGTCCGCGAACGAGTAGTAGCCGCCATCCGTGACGATGAGGTGATCATTGACTTGGATGTCCAAGAACTTGCCTCCTTCCACAAGTTTCCTGGTGAGCATCAAGTCCTCCTCGCTCGGGCGTAAGGCTCCGCTTGGATGGTTGTGTGCCAAGATCACGCAACACGCCTTCGCGTTCAAGGCACACTTGAACACGATCTTGGGGTCTACCACGGTCGCGTGCATACCGCCCTGACTGATACGCTGCTTTCCGATCAGCCCATTCGCACGGTCCAGGAGGAGGAGCCAAAACTCTTCATGATTGAGGTCTAGGAGGAGTGGTCGAAGTATATCATACGCAATCAGCGAGGTGCTCACACGCTCACGTAGCGCGCGCGGCGTTTCTCGCCGCCGACGTCCAAGCTCAAGAGCCGCTTGCAGGATGGCCGTGCTTTGTGTGCTCATGCCCGCTGAGGTCATGTCCATGGCGGACATTCTTCCAAGCTGATAAAGGTCTCGATCAGCCGCCTCTAGAAGTTGATGGCTCAACTCCATGGATGACTGCGTTCGGCTAGCGCGGATAAGTACCGCAAGGAGTTCAGCGTCGCTACATCCACGAGAACCTCTTTCCAAGAGTCTCTCTGACGGTGATGTGTTGGCAATGAAGGAAGGGAAGTCGTTGAACATGGCCTCCCTCCTGCACGGCTTCGCCGACGCGACAAGGCACCGTGGAATAAAAGCAAAGCGGTTATGCCGCGAAAGGCCTTGTGGCTAGTCGGCGAAACGTGCTCTCTTGGCCGTGGTCAAGGGCTTCCTGCTAGGGCCAAGTGGTTCAGGATGGACGGATCGCGAGTTGAAGATCGCGATTTTCGTATGCCATTTCGATCATTCAGCACATCATGTTATGCTCGTCGTTCTGTTGGATCGCGGGCCTCCCGGTTGCACGTGCTACAGCGCAGCCACATTCCGCACAGTATTGCGCCGGAGCATTGCAGGCACAAGCCGCAAGCTCCAATGAAGATCCCCCATGTTCTCCTCGCTCTGTCGGTGTCATGCGCGGCACAAGCACAAACCTTCACCATCAGCGGCCATGTGAAGGATGCCACATCGGGTGAGGCGATCATAGGTGCGAGCATCTTCGTTACGAACACGAAGGCCGGAACAGCCGCGAACGAATTCGGCTTCTATTCCATCAGCCTTCCAGCAAGCGACACGCTGAACATCGTGATCGCCAGTATTGGCTACACGGCGCAGGCCAAGCGGATCAAGCTATCGGGCAACCTCGTACTGGATATCCTCATGGTGCCATCGGCCACGCAGTTGGCCGAAGCGGTGGTGACAGCGAAGCGGTTGGACAAGAATATCACCGACACGCGAATGGGCGTGATCGATGTGCCGATCGAGAAGTTGAGGGTCTTGCCCGCCATCCTTGGCGAACCCGATGTGCTGAAGATGATCCAGCTCTTGCCGGGTGTACAAGCTGGTCAGGAGGGCACAACAGGCTTCTATGTACGCGGAGGGAATTCGGACCAGAACCTGGTGCAGTTGGATGGAGCCGTGGTGTATAACCCCAACCACTTGTTCGGCCTCTTCAGCACCTTCAACAGCAATGCGCTCAACAGAGTGGAACTGACAAAGGGTGGCTTCCCCGCGCGTTATGGCGGTCGCCTGAGCAGTGTGCTGGATGTGACCATGAAAGAGGGCAACGACCAGAAGATGCATGTGCATGCGGGGATCGGCCTGATCACCTCCAACGTTACCGTGGAAGGTCCGATAAAGAAGAACGTGGCCAGTTACATCGTCTCTGCCCGTCGCACCTATGTGGACCTGATCCTGAAACCGCTGAAAGTCTTCGGTTCCGGTAACACCTACAACTTCTACGACCTGAACGCTAAGGTGAACTGGCGTCTTGGTGCCAAGGACCGTGTTTTCCTCAGCGGCTTCACCGGGCAGGACAACGCGACCTACACCGACGCTAGCAGCTTGAACTATGGCATTCGGTTCGGCAACGGAACTGTGACAGCCCGCTGGAACCACCTCCTCGGCCCGAAGATGTTCGTGAACACATCGGCCATCTACAACAGCTACCTGCTCAATCTGTCCAGCGTGCAGGGCAAGTACTACTCGCAGTTCTATTCGGCTATCAACGACATCGGCGGCAAGACGGAGTTCGAGTACTTCCCAAACCCCAGGCACACGATCAGCTTTGGCCTGCACTACATCTACCACACCTTCAGCCCAAGTGGCAAGAGCGCCAAGATCCCGCGCAGCCAGCAGATCACCAACCTGGACCTGAACCGGATCGCGCAGACCTACAGCAGCGAAATGGCGGCATACCTCAACGACAACATCAAGGTGACCGAGCGCATCGGTGCCGAACTGGGCGTGCGACTTCCGTACTACATCACCAAGGGAGCGGAGTACCTCCGTGTGGAGCCACGCGCCAGCCTGCGCTACACGGTGAACGAACGCTCTTCCATCAAGGGCGCGTACACGGTGATGAACCAATTCCTGCACGTGGTGCCCAGCAGCACCGCCACCTTCCCCACGGACATCTGGATCCAGAGCACGGCACGCACCAAGCCGCAATACAGCGAGCAATACGCGCTGGGCTACTTCCGCAATTTCCACGAGAACGCATGGGAGACCAGCATCGAACTCTACACCAAGAACATGAAGAACCAAGTGGCCTTCAAGGAAGGTTCGCAGTTGTTGGAGCAGACCGTCATCGACAGCAATCTTGTGTACGGCAAGGGTTGGAGCCAGGGCGCGGAACTCTTCATCAAGAAGAACCAAGGCAAGCTCACCGGTTGGGTATCCTACACGCTTTCGTGGACCAACCAACAATTCGCCGCGCTCAACCGGGGCAAGGAATTCCCTTTCAAGTATGATCGTCGCCACAACCTCGCGTTGGTCGGCACATACGCGTTCAACGAGCATTGGACCTTCAGCGCACAATTCGTGTTCACCACCGGTGCCGCCTACACACTGCCGACCGGTCGCGCCACGGTGCTCGGTGGCGGCACGCTCTACGATGGCATCTACTATGACTACACCGACCGCAACAACGCGCGCCTCAAC
Protein-coding sequences here:
- a CDS encoding antirestriction protein ArdA, which gives rise to MTKLYAQPYNMSAIGFYFDSLESYLQQSKDLRDPFGQHVEEFEIQFIDGDDADMELFKALGIHQGAIGQFYEAVESWDDDAKTRVAIAVGECGYQFDLDKDCPEDLDMDIYEMDSLKDLAEEFVENGLFGTIPDNIRNYLDMDAIARDLSVDYNETVIAGRRLVYRCG
- a CDS encoding TonB-dependent receptor, which codes for MKIPHVLLALSVSCAAQAQTFTISGHVKDATSGEAIIGASIFVTNTKAGTAANEFGFYSISLPASDTLNIVIASIGYTAQAKRIKLSGNLVLDILMVPSATQLAEAVVTAKRLDKNITDTRMGVIDVPIEKLRVLPAILGEPDVLKMIQLLPGVQAGQEGTTGFYVRGGNSDQNLVQLDGAVVYNPNHLFGLFSTFNSNALNRVELTKGGFPARYGGRLSSVLDVTMKEGNDQKMHVHAGIGLITSNVTVEGPIKKNVASYIVSARRTYVDLILKPLKVFGSGNTYNFYDLNAKVNWRLGAKDRVFLSGFTGQDNATYTDASSLNYGIRFGNGTVTARWNHLLGPKMFVNTSAIYNSYLLNLSSVQGKYYSQFYSAINDIGGKTEFEYFPNPRHTISFGLHYIYHTFSPSGKSAKIPRSQQITNLDLNRIAQTYSSEMAAYLNDNIKVTERIGAELGVRLPYYITKGAEYLRVEPRASLRYTVNERSSIKGAYTVMNQFLHVVPSSTATFPTDIWIQSTARTKPQYSEQYALGYFRNFHENAWETSIELYTKNMKNQVAFKEGSQLLEQTVIDSNLVYGKGWSQGAELFIKKNQGKLTGWVSYTLSWTNQQFAALNRGKEFPFKYDRRHNLALVGTYAFNEHWTFSAQFVFTTGAAYTLPTGRATVLGGGTLYDGIYYDYTDRNNARLNPYHRLDLSASYKKQHRMFKHDYMGTWTIGLYNAYSRQNPYFVYLTTDPVTKQPQAKQVSLLPIIPSLSYNLEF
- a CDS encoding toprim domain-containing protein, which codes for MRVFFYRPGLTQALTGECLSPLPHAAALDCLRRERRKHHDSLATHSERTRIMNIEQAKTIPIDLVLHAIGAREPVRTAKGGKDVWFHSPLRKGDSEASFVAHPQRGTWKDFGTGAGGDVIALAQAHLNGASVSEALRWLERFAGESAANVAAHPTKARTTESARFTLVKKKPLSYAPILSYITERGIRIDTARRYCSEIYYQPVAEKRLRPLFGVGFPTDDPNTWEVRSIRGDYKTVIGSKSTTTLFGDAEQEPEALHLFEGFFDFLTYADTCGLRPSEAALILNSAGLARRGLQHLVEASRLRSITSVFTWFDNDPTGRAITQRYADALSARYAVIDMSSRYSEHNDLNAAHVAHKKAATIPSWVPNDSSETLTHDRSFAPHP
- the radC gene encoding DNA repair protein RadC, whose protein sequence is MFNDFPSFIANTSPSERLLERGSRGCSDAELLAVLIRASRTQSSMELSHQLLEAADRDLYQLGRMSAMDMTSAGMSTQSTAILQAALELGRRRRETPRALRERVSTSLIAYDILRPLLLDLNHEEFWLLLLDRANGLIGKQRISQGGMHATVVDPKIVFKCALNAKACCVILAHNHPSGALRPSEEDLMLTRKLVEGGKFLDIQVNDHLIVTDGGYYSFADNGQL